In one Butyrivibrio proteoclasticus B316 genomic region, the following are encoded:
- the miaA gene encoding tRNA (adenosine(37)-N6)-dimethylallyltransferase MiaA, which translates to MQKLIVLTGPTAVGKSKLSIELAKRLGGEIISADSMQVYKYMNIGTDKISPDKMDGVRHHLIDFLEPTEDFNVFSFQKLVKEAIADISSRGKVPIIVGGTGFYIQAVLYDIDFTETDEDDSYRHILEERVKTEGVHALHEELRAVDPVSADMIHENNSKRVIRALEYFHKTGRPISEHNEEQHQRLSPYDFRYFVLTDERKTLYSRIDKRVDQMIEDGLVDEVKSLEKYNIPRAATSMQSLGYREILGYLDGEYDLERAIYLIKLNTRHFAKRQLTWFRREKDVIWIDKNEFDHNDELILKEMIRIYEEGNV; encoded by the coding sequence ATGCAGAAACTTATAGTTCTCACAGGTCCGACAGCAGTCGGAAAATCAAAACTATCAATAGAGCTTGCAAAGAGACTTGGCGGAGAGATAATCTCCGCTGATTCTATGCAAGTCTATAAATATATGAATATTGGAACAGACAAGATAAGCCCTGATAAAATGGACGGAGTCAGACATCACCTGATTGACTTCCTAGAGCCTACTGAGGATTTTAATGTTTTTTCTTTTCAGAAGCTTGTAAAAGAAGCTATTGCTGATATTTCATCAAGGGGTAAGGTGCCTATTATCGTTGGTGGTACAGGCTTTTATATACAGGCTGTTTTGTATGATATTGATTTTACTGAGACTGATGAAGATGACAGCTATAGACATATTTTGGAAGAAAGAGTAAAAACAGAGGGAGTTCATGCTCTTCACGAGGAATTAAGGGCGGTTGACCCTGTTTCTGCTGATATGATCCATGAGAATAATTCAAAGAGAGTGATAAGAGCTTTGGAGTATTTTCATAAGACAGGAAGACCTATTTCAGAGCATAATGAGGAGCAGCACCAGCGCCTATCACCATACGATTTTAGATATTTTGTATTGACAGATGAGAGAAAAACGCTATACTCACGCATAGACAAAAGAGTAGATCAGATGATCGAAGATGGTCTTGTCGATGAGGTCAAATCACTTGAAAAGTACAATATTCCAAGAGCTGCTACTTCCATGCAGAGTCTTGGATACAGGGAAATATTGGGCTATCTGGACGGCGAATATGATCTTGAAAGAGCTATATATCTGATCAAGCTTAATACAAGGCATTTTGCAAAGAGACAGCTCACCTGGTTCAGACGAGAAAAAGATGTTATTTGGATCGACAAGAATGAGTTTGATCACAACGATGAATTAATTTTGAAAGAGATGATTAGGATTTATGAAGAAGGAAATGTATAA
- a CDS encoding FtsW/RodA/SpoVE family cell cycle protein produces the protein MIKKYKIIDYDFALVIMVMALTTIGIMAINSADPSSRNKQIAGFALGVVMMVFISLLDYLLLVKLYILFYIGNAVLLALVLSPLGSSTNGAQRWINLFGITFQPSEAAKILLILFYAQFIMKYKDRIKSFGFVLICLALLALPLALIAMQPDLSTCIMVMMIFSSIMFVAGISWKIVVAVLSIAIPSALFVIYNAVQGESSILHEYQQRRILAWLHPEDYANSDAYQTLNSMMAIGSGQLYGKGYNTNEISSVLNGGFISESPTDFIFTVIGEEFGFVGACIVIVLILAISIECFMISMRARNRAGEIIAAGVGAWIGFQGFINIGVATGVIPNTGIPLPFVSYGLTSLLSSYMGIGFVLNVRLQSNKYYLGRV, from the coding sequence ATGATAAAAAAATATAAGATCATAGATTACGATTTCGCCCTTGTGATCATGGTCATGGCTCTTACAACAATAGGAATAATGGCTATTAATTCAGCAGATCCTTCTTCAAGGAACAAACAGATTGCCGGTTTTGCACTTGGAGTAGTAATGATGGTATTTATCTCGCTTCTTGATTACCTTCTGCTGGTTAAGCTTTATATCCTGTTTTATATAGGCAATGCTGTTTTGCTTGCGCTTGTTTTATCCCCCCTTGGTAGCAGCACAAATGGAGCTCAGAGATGGATCAATCTCTTTGGTATCACTTTTCAGCCTTCAGAGGCAGCTAAAATATTATTGATTTTATTTTATGCTCAGTTTATTATGAAATATAAGGACCGAATCAAATCCTTTGGTTTTGTTCTTATATGTCTTGCGCTTCTTGCATTGCCGCTAGCGCTGATTGCGATGCAGCCAGACCTATCAACCTGTATCATGGTTATGATGATTTTTTCTTCAATAATGTTTGTTGCAGGTATTAGCTGGAAGATTGTCGTTGCTGTTCTTTCAATAGCGATTCCATCCGCTTTGTTTGTTATTTATAATGCAGTACAGGGTGAGAGCAGTATTCTTCATGAGTACCAGCAGAGACGAATCCTTGCCTGGCTTCATCCGGAAGATTATGCCAATTCTGATGCTTATCAGACGCTTAATTCTATGATGGCAATTGGGTCCGGACAGTTATATGGCAAGGGATATAATACAAACGAGATCAGTTCAGTATTAAACGGAGGATTCATTTCCGAATCGCCTACAGACTTTATTTTTACAGTAATTGGTGAGGAATTTGGATTTGTCGGAGCGTGTATTGTTATAGTACTCATACTGGCAATTTCTATAGAGTGTTTTATGATCTCCATGAGAGCCAGAAACAGGGCCGGAGAGATTATTGCCGCAGGTGTTGGAGCCTGGATTGGTTTTCAAGGCTTTATCAATATCGGAGTTGCTACCGGAGTTATTCCTAATACCGGTATTCCGCTTCCGTTTGTAAGTTATGGTTTGACTTCACTTCTTAGTTCCTATATGGGAATAGGTTTTGTATTAAATGTAAGACTACAGAGTAACAAGTACTATTTGGGGAGGGTATAA
- a CDS encoding penicillin-binding transpeptidase domain-containing protein has translation MFNEIKEAVIKFITSRAVIICGVLICLASIMVYRLFSLQIINGEYYLDTFKLRIKKEKSIAATRGNIYDRNGKLLAYNELANSVTIEDVYKSGRGKNKSINTTLNRLIDIIEDNGDSVDQDFKIVLNENNAYEYTVEGNALLRFLADVYGRSSVNDLKYEEKTKTATEVVDDMCKSFGIGDYEDPDDSSTFVPRMNYSNDRALKVLNIRYNMSTNSYQKYIDTTVASDVSDQTVADVMENADTLDGVSIEENTARKYVDSVYFSQILGYTGKVSEDELYELQQIDSNYGINDTVGKSGIEQAMESVLQGTKGSETVYVDNTGQVIETSNYVDSVAGNDVYLTIDKDLTEACYNIIEQSLAGILVSKIQNIKTYTFTETSSSSNIVIPIYDVYYAVFDNNIVDVNHFSADDAGTNEKAVYNSFISKNESVIAEIRAELGEKKTSYDKLSKEYQWYMSHIAANLYNAGILDSSKVDREDATYIAWTNDETISLAEYLKYAIAMNWIDVSKLSIDNQYADSEEIFNQITEYIVSSLADDAEFKTRLYKYLLLDGYISGSQVCDILIEQNAIHVDEEELELWQRGGESAYAFMINRISNLDITPAQLALDPCTGSMVITDVNTGDILALVSYPGYDNNMMANGVDAEYYAKLRQDNSNPLYNYATQQKTAPGSTFKMVSSTAGLMEGVITTDSVIYCGGIFDKTDNPPRCWIYPRGHGGLNVTGGIRNSCNCFFYEVGYRLGIDGESYSPDIGLEKLAKYADLYGLSEKSGIEIAESEPQVSDMDAVRSAIGQGTNSYTTVGLARYVTTVANSGTCYNLTLIDKTTDSNGNLLEEYSAQVRNIIDMPQSYWNAIHTGMRQVVQDKAYYSNLGVAVAGKTGTAQESKSKPNHSLFVCYAPYERPEIAIATRIANGYTSSYAAQITKDALSYYFELRDEDEIISGTAQTLQDGATNAD, from the coding sequence TTGTTTAATGAGATTAAAGAAGCTGTAATTAAGTTCATAACTTCAAGAGCAGTCATAATCTGTGGTGTTCTGATCTGTCTGGCTTCTATTATGGTTTACAGGCTTTTTTCTTTGCAGATCATTAATGGAGAGTATTATCTTGACACATTTAAACTCAGGATTAAGAAAGAAAAAAGTATTGCTGCTACCAGAGGAAATATATATGACAGAAATGGCAAGCTTCTTGCTTATAATGAGCTAGCAAACTCAGTTACCATAGAAGACGTTTATAAATCAGGCAGAGGTAAAAATAAGTCTATCAACACAACTCTTAACAGACTTATTGATATTATTGAAGATAATGGAGACTCTGTTGATCAGGACTTCAAAATAGTTCTTAATGAAAATAATGCTTATGAATATACTGTTGAAGGAAATGCTCTTTTAAGGTTCCTTGCAGATGTTTATGGCAGATCAAGCGTAAATGACCTCAAATACGAAGAAAAGACCAAGACAGCAACGGAAGTTGTAGATGATATGTGCAAGAGCTTTGGCATCGGGGATTATGAGGATCCGGATGATTCATCAACGTTTGTACCAAGAATGAACTATTCAAATGACAGGGCTCTTAAGGTACTTAATATCAGATACAACATGAGTACTAACAGTTATCAAAAATATATTGATACTACTGTAGCTTCTGATGTCAGCGATCAGACAGTTGCAGATGTAATGGAGAATGCTGATACACTCGACGGAGTTTCAATTGAAGAGAACACAGCTCGTAAATATGTTGATTCTGTATATTTTTCTCAGATTCTTGGTTATACAGGTAAAGTATCTGAGGATGAACTTTATGAACTTCAGCAGATTGACAGTAATTATGGAATAAATGACACTGTTGGTAAATCAGGTATTGAACAGGCTATGGAGAGCGTTCTTCAGGGAACAAAAGGTTCAGAGACCGTTTATGTTGATAATACCGGTCAGGTAATTGAAACCAGTAATTATGTCGATTCTGTAGCCGGAAATGATGTTTATCTTACTATTGACAAGGACCTGACAGAGGCCTGCTATAACATTATTGAGCAGTCCCTTGCCGGAATTCTTGTTTCTAAGATACAGAATATTAAAACGTATACATTTACTGAGACATCCAGCTCCAGTAATATTGTTATTCCAATTTACGATGTATATTATGCTGTTTTTGATAACAATATAGTTGATGTTAACCATTTTTCTGCGGATGATGCCGGTACTAATGAGAAAGCAGTATACAATTCGTTTATTTCCAAAAATGAATCTGTTATAGCTGAAATTAGGGCTGAGCTTGGTGAAAAGAAAACAAGCTATGACAAATTATCCAAGGAATACCAGTGGTATATGAGCCATATTGCAGCCAATCTCTACAACGCTGGAATTCTTGATTCATCCAAGGTTGACAGAGAAGATGCTACATACATAGCCTGGACAAATGACGAAACTATTTCACTGGCAGAGTATCTGAAATATGCAATTGCTATGAACTGGATTGATGTATCCAAGTTAAGTATTGATAATCAGTACGCTGATTCTGAAGAAATATTTAATCAGATAACTGAGTATATTGTTTCTTCTTTAGCCGATGATGCTGAGTTTAAGACAAGGCTTTACAAATATCTTTTACTGGATGGATATATATCAGGTTCACAGGTTTGCGATATTCTGATTGAACAGAATGCAATTCATGTTGACGAGGAAGAGCTTGAATTATGGCAAAGAGGTGGAGAGTCAGCTTATGCGTTTATGATAAATCGTATATCAAATCTTGACATTACACCTGCGCAGCTTGCACTTGACCCTTGTACCGGATCTATGGTCATTACGGACGTTAACACCGGAGATATACTTGCTCTTGTATCATATCCCGGATATGACAATAATATGATGGCTAATGGTGTAGATGCCGAGTATTATGCTAAACTTCGTCAGGATAATTCAAATCCGCTTTATAATTATGCTACGCAGCAGAAAACCGCTCCGGGATCTACATTTAAGATGGTTTCTTCTACGGCGGGCCTGATGGAAGGCGTTATAACTACGGATTCAGTAATTTATTGCGGTGGTATTTTTGATAAGACTGATAATCCTCCCAGATGTTGGATTTACCCAAGAGGACATGGAGGACTTAATGTTACCGGAGGAATCAGAAATTCCTGTAACTGTTTCTTTTACGAAGTGGGTTACAGACTAGGAATAGATGGTGAAAGCTATTCTCCTGATATTGGTCTTGAGAAACTAGCTAAATATGCTGATTTATATGGACTTTCTGAAAAATCAGGTATTGAAATTGCTGAATCTGAGCCTCAGGTTTCAGACATGGATGCTGTAAGATCTGCTATTGGACAGGGTACCAACTCATATACTACAGTTGGTCTTGCCAGGTATGTTACAACTGTTGCTAACAGCGGAACATGCTATAACCTGACTCTTATTGATAAAACCACTGATTCAAATGGCAACCTTCTTGAAGAATATTCTGCTCAGGTCAGAAATATTATTGATATGCCTCAGTCTTATTGGAATGCTATACATACCGGAATGAGACAGGTGGTTCAGGACAAGGCTTATTATTCTAATCTTGGTGTTGCTGTAGCTGGTAAGACCGGAACAGCTCAGGAATCCAAGAGTAAGCCAAACCATTCTCTTTTTGTATGTTATGCGCCTTATGAGAGGCCAGAGATTGCAATTGCTACCAGAATTGCTAATGGTTATACATCAAGTTATGCTGCTCAGATCACTAAAGATGCGCTTTCTTACTACTTTGAGCTTAGAGATGAGGATGAAATCATATCCGGAACAGCTCAGACTCTTCAGGATGGTGCAACTAATGCTGATTAA
- the mreC gene encoding rod shape-determining protein MreC, with protein MSPIVKRRGEAFTLPSKYLLFILTILCTGMIIITFNTNLFTGPLNSFAGIFVVPFQKGITTVGTYLRNTTDKLSSITQLLDENEKLKNQIDELTIANTTLEQEKYELIELRNMYQLDDPYEKYEKIGARIIAKDAGNWYHSFVIDKGSDDGLAIDMNVIANGALVGRIIDVGPDWAKVQSIIADNASVSGMVLSSSDNLIVSGDLELYRQGLIRFSKLVDDVDKVSIGDKIVTSNISDKYLPGILVGYISTIDDDSNNLTKSGTMTPAVDFEHLNIVLVLLELKKNVTN; from the coding sequence ATGAGTCCCATTGTCAAGAGAAGAGGAGAAGCGTTTACATTACCAAGTAAATATCTCCTCTTTATTTTAACTATATTGTGTACAGGTATGATCATCATCACCTTTAACACTAATCTTTTTACAGGCCCGCTTAATTCTTTTGCAGGCATTTTTGTTGTGCCATTTCAAAAAGGGATAACTACAGTCGGAACATATCTTCGTAATACTACAGATAAACTTTCGTCAATAACACAGCTTCTTGATGAAAATGAGAAGCTCAAAAACCAGATTGATGAACTTACAATTGCAAATACTACTCTTGAACAGGAAAAATACGAGCTCATTGAACTGCGCAACATGTATCAGCTTGATGATCCATATGAAAAATATGAGAAGATAGGCGCCCGTATCATCGCCAAGGATGCTGGCAACTGGTATCATTCTTTTGTAATTGACAAAGGTTCTGATGATGGTCTGGCTATTGATATGAATGTTATTGCCAATGGAGCTTTGGTAGGCCGCATAATTGACGTTGGTCCCGATTGGGCCAAGGTTCAGTCTATTATTGCTGATAATGCTTCTGTAAGTGGCATGGTTTTATCTTCATCAGATAATCTGATCGTATCAGGCGACCTTGAATTATACAGGCAGGGACTTATAAGGTTTTCCAAGCTTGTTGACGATGTAGACAAGGTCAGCATTGGAGATAAGATTGTAACTTCTAATATTAGTGATAAATATCTTCCTGGTATTTTGGTAGGGTATATATCAACTATAGATGATGACTCCAATAATCTTACTAAATCAGGTACTATGACACCTGCAGTAGATTTTGAGCATCTGAATATTGTTCTTGTTCTTCTCGAACTCAAGAAAAATGTAACGAATTAA
- the mreD gene encoding rod shape-determining protein MreD, protein MNIRRFLTNFILVLVSFILQTTVFRALDFGDTAPNLLMIVVAASGFIKGDKSGLIMGFFSGLLVDIFFGTYLGFFALIYMYLGFIVGKFHEVFFSQNIVIPIVFITVADFLFGFICYVLMFLFRTKFDIGYYMLNVILPEMVYTAIIAIFFYPFILYLNNRIDEREQRSAKKFV, encoded by the coding sequence ATGAATATAAGGCGTTTTTTAACCAACTTTATATTGGTGCTTGTATCATTTATATTACAGACTACTGTTTTTCGGGCTCTGGATTTTGGAGATACTGCGCCAAATCTTTTAATGATTGTTGTAGCAGCCTCAGGCTTTATAAAAGGAGACAAATCCGGCCTTATCATGGGCTTTTTTAGCGGACTTTTGGTTGATATTTTCTTTGGTACTTACTTAGGCTTTTTTGCCCTTATCTATATGTATCTGGGATTTATTGTCGGTAAGTTTCATGAAGTATTTTTCTCTCAGAATATAGTCATTCCTATCGTTTTCATTACAGTAGCGGACTTTTTGTTTGGGTTTATATGCTATGTACTTATGTTCCTGTTTAGAACTAAATTTGATATTGGCTATTACATGCTGAATGTTATCTTACCTGAAATGGTATATACAGCAATTATAGCTATTTTCTTTTACCCATTTATTCTGTATCTGAACAACAGAATTGATGAAAGAGAGCAAAGGAGCGCCAAGAAATTTGTTTAA
- a CDS encoding rod shape-determining protein, which produces MGNIFGIDLGTSNIKIYNRDEDSLTVEKNMIAIENKTNVFAYGNSAYEMYEKAPDKIKISYPLNSGVIADIEHMETLVRLFLTDQMKGSVKPCEVYIAVPKDVTEVERRAFHDLINDAGIKAKKIMMVKKPLADGLGMNVDVMNSQGVLVVNVGYDTTEISILSLRGIVVSKLIKVGGKKFDESIRNVIRKEFGLLIGEKTSEAVKISLKDLEKEGKDAVVYGRDIVTGLPVERKIPTDLLNQALIENFDAILDNIKAALEKTPPELAADIFKHGLYLTGGASQVCHLAQRLSNGVGLNVNIAENPVGSGALGLAKIIKEDQYKALAYGIEEDK; this is translated from the coding sequence TTGGGTAATATTTTTGGAATCGATCTTGGTACCAGCAACATCAAGATTTACAACAGAGATGAGGATTCTCTTACAGTTGAGAAGAATATGATTGCTATTGAGAATAAGACTAATGTCTTTGCATATGGCAATTCAGCTTATGAAATGTATGAGAAGGCTCCTGATAAGATTAAGATTTCTTATCCTCTTAACAGTGGAGTAATTGCTGATATTGAACATATGGAGACACTTGTAAGACTCTTTTTGACAGATCAGATGAAGGGCTCTGTTAAGCCTTGTGAGGTTTATATTGCTGTTCCTAAGGATGTTACAGAAGTTGAGAGAAGAGCTTTCCATGATCTTATCAATGATGCCGGAATTAAGGCCAAGAAGATCATGATGGTCAAGAAGCCACTTGCAGACGGACTTGGAATGAATGTTGATGTTATGAATTCTCAGGGTGTTCTTGTTGTTAATGTTGGTTATGATACAACTGAGATTTCTATCTTGTCTCTTCGTGGAATAGTTGTCAGCAAGCTCATCAAGGTTGGTGGCAAAAAGTTTGACGAATCTATCAGAAACGTGATACGTAAGGAATTCGGCCTTCTTATTGGTGAGAAGACTTCAGAAGCTGTTAAGATTTCTCTTAAGGATCTTGAAAAAGAGGGCAAGGATGCTGTTGTGTACGGAAGAGATATCGTAACAGGACTTCCTGTTGAGCGTAAGATTCCTACAGATCTTCTTAATCAGGCTCTTATCGAGAACTTTGATGCTATTTTGGATAACATTAAAGCTGCGCTTGAGAAGACCCCGCCGGAACTTGCTGCTGATATTTTCAAGCATGGATTATATCTTACAGGTGGCGCTTCACAGGTTTGCCATCTCGCACAGAGACTTAGTAATGGTGTCGGACTTAACGTTAATATTGCTGAAAATCCAGTAGGATCAGGAGCACTTGGTCTTGCCAAGATCATTAAGGAAGACCAGTATAAAGCTCTTGCATATGGTATTGAAGAGGATAAATAA
- a CDS encoding methionine gamma-lyase family protein: protein MKKEMYKAIGISDAVFEYGERILSGLEERFKKIDENAEYNQLKVLKAMQDNKVSEACLLGTTGYGYNDIGREKLEAVYASVFHTEDALVRPQITCGTHALALALMSNLRPGDMLFSPVGKPYDTLEEVIGIRPSKGSLAEYGVSYTQVDLLEDGSFDFDNIRKTLLENSNIKLCTIQRSKGYQTRPTLSVVRIGELISFIKSVKKDVICMVDNCYGEFVDIKEPSDVGADMVVGSLIKNPGGGLAPIGGYIAGTKECVENAAFRLTSPGLGKEVGASLGILPQFYQGFFLAPTVTASALKGAIFAANIYEKLGFDVCPNATEDRHDIIQAVTFGRADGVIAFCQGVQAAAPVDSFVSPEPWDMPGYDAQVIMAAGAFVSGSSIELSADGPIKEPYSVFFQGGLTWPHAKLGILKTLQSLVDAGIVSESCLN from the coding sequence ATGAAGAAGGAAATGTATAAGGCAATTGGAATATCTGACGCTGTATTTGAGTATGGCGAGAGGATTCTTTCTGGTCTTGAAGAGAGATTTAAAAAGATTGATGAAAATGCTGAGTATAATCAGCTTAAGGTTTTGAAGGCAATGCAGGATAACAAGGTCAGTGAGGCATGCCTTCTTGGAACAACAGGATATGGATATAACGATATAGGTAGAGAGAAACTTGAGGCTGTATACGCTTCAGTTTTCCATACAGAGGATGCACTTGTGAGACCGCAGATCACATGTGGGACTCATGCGCTCGCTCTTGCACTGATGAGTAACCTTCGCCCGGGAGATATGCTTTTTTCACCGGTTGGAAAACCTTATGATACCCTTGAAGAGGTCATCGGTATCAGACCTTCAAAGGGTTCACTTGCTGAATATGGTGTCAGCTATACTCAGGTAGATCTTCTTGAGGATGGATCTTTTGATTTTGATAATATCAGAAAGACTTTACTTGAGAACTCTAATATCAAGCTTTGTACTATACAGAGATCTAAAGGATACCAGACAAGACCAACTCTTTCTGTAGTCAGAATCGGAGAGCTCATCTCTTTTATTAAATCAGTTAAAAAAGACGTCATATGTATGGTAGACAATTGCTATGGCGAATTTGTTGATATTAAAGAGCCGTCAGATGTTGGAGCCGACATGGTTGTTGGTTCACTTATCAAAAATCCGGGTGGCGGACTTGCTCCTATCGGCGGATATATTGCAGGAACAAAAGAATGTGTAGAAAATGCTGCATTCAGGCTTACTTCTCCAGGACTTGGAAAGGAAGTCGGAGCTTCACTTGGAATTCTCCCACAGTTTTATCAGGGATTTTTCCTCGCTCCTACAGTTACAGCATCGGCCCTTAAAGGAGCTATTTTTGCTGCAAATATCTATGAGAAGCTTGGCTTTGATGTTTGTCCTAATGCAACTGAAGACAGACATGATATTATTCAGGCTGTGACTTTTGGAAGAGCAGATGGCGTTATTGCTTTTTGTCAGGGCGTTCAGGCCGCTGCTCCTGTTGATTCCTTTGTTTCACCTGAACCTTGGGATATGCCTGGATATGATGCACAGGTTATTATGGCTGCCGGAGCTTTTGTATCAGGTTCTTCTATCGAGCTGTCAGCCGATGGACCTATTAAGGAGCCATATTCGGTATTTTTCCAGGGAGGTCTTACATGGCCTCATGCTAAACTCGGTATTCTCAAGACTCTTCAGAGTCTGGTTGATGCAGGAATAGTGTCAGAATCTTGTTTAAACTGA
- the radC gene encoding RadC family protein, which translates to MRSFNALLTESSANRECFPYERFLAYGPESLTDTELLAIIIRTGSNCNSPVDIAGQIMDLGIGKEKGLNSLFSLTLDELMSIHGIGQIKAVKLKCIAEIAKRMSSQTRGELLNCNNPSDVADYFMEKLRHEEQEKTILLCLDNKLNLIEECLLSIGTVNSASLSPRDVFMRALKCGASNIILLHNHPTGDPSPSKADVIVTNKISESGIMLDIRLQDHIIIGDRSYCSLREKDLLWQ; encoded by the coding sequence ATGAGATCATTTAATGCATTACTTACAGAGAGTTCTGCGAACAGGGAATGTTTTCCCTATGAGAGGTTTCTGGCTTATGGGCCTGAAAGCCTTACTGATACAGAGCTTCTGGCTATTATTATCAGAACCGGCAGCAATTGTAATTCACCGGTAGATATAGCCGGGCAGATAATGGACTTGGGAATAGGCAAGGAGAAGGGCCTTAACTCCTTATTTTCCCTGACACTGGATGAACTTATGAGCATCCATGGTATTGGGCAGATCAAGGCAGTCAAGCTTAAATGTATAGCAGAAATTGCCAAGAGGATGTCTTCACAGACAAGAGGTGAGCTTTTAAATTGCAACAATCCTTCTGATGTGGCAGATTATTTTATGGAGAAACTAAGACATGAAGAGCAGGAGAAAACGATTCTTTTATGTCTTGATAATAAGCTTAATCTTATTGAGGAATGTCTATTATCGATAGGAACCGTTAATTCTGCAAGTTTATCGCCTAGAGATGTATTTATGCGTGCACTTAAGTGTGGGGCATCAAATATAATTCTTTTACACAATCATCCTACTGGAGATCCGTCTCCAAGCAAGGCTGATGTTATAGTAACCAACAAGATCAGTGAATCGGGTATTATGCTTGATATCAGATTACAAGATCATATCATAATAGGAGACAGGTCATATTGCAGTCTTAGGGAAAAAGACTTGCTATGGCAATAA